Proteins from one Prosthecomicrobium sp. N25 genomic window:
- a CDS encoding MBL fold metallo-hydrolase gives MPLEIKVLDYGDIELESSFLVLGRGCGQRKRTYTFGFLILGGPWPVVVDTGYRHNQIMESLGMRGLQFHENMIENQLMKYGVRMGDVRYVAHTHLHIDHAGKDELFPMNTTVIVNRRELEYSVSGLMHPQYPAPDIKHLIDRLHTRHALRLEDLELSGMIELFPGCYLEAAGAHTEGSMNIHVDTAEGRATICGDVIYDFHDQIIEPFHEIHADEPRVTGNHGTSKRQEKAAIKKLLNTARFLLPVHDKPAKIEAGHVVGRLDMAVPGPVSHTVARRNWFPV, from the coding sequence ATGCCGCTCGAAATCAAGGTTCTCGACTATGGCGACATCGAGCTGGAATCGAGCTTCCTCGTGCTCGGCCGCGGCTGCGGGCAGCGGAAGCGGACCTACACCTTCGGGTTCCTGATTCTCGGCGGCCCCTGGCCGGTGGTCGTCGACACCGGCTACCGCCACAACCAGATCATGGAAAGCCTCGGCATGCGTGGACTGCAGTTCCACGAGAACATGATCGAGAACCAGCTCATGAAGTACGGCGTCCGCATGGGCGACGTGCGCTACGTCGCCCACACGCACCTCCACATCGACCATGCCGGCAAGGACGAGCTGTTTCCGATGAACACGACCGTCATCGTGAACCGGCGCGAGCTCGAATACTCGGTCTCCGGCCTCATGCACCCGCAATATCCGGCGCCCGACATCAAGCACCTGATCGACCGCCTGCACACCCGCCACGCCCTGAGGCTCGAGGACCTCGAGCTCTCCGGCATGATCGAGCTCTTCCCGGGCTGCTACCTCGAGGCGGCGGGGGCCCATACCGAGGGCTCGATGAACATCCATGTCGACACCGCCGAGGGGCGGGCGACGATCTGCGGCGACGTCATCTACGACTTCCACGACCAGATCATCGAGCCGTTCCACGAGATCCACGCCGACGAGCCGCGCGTGACCGGCAACCACGGCACGAGCAAGCGGCAGGAGAAGGCGGCGATCAAGAAGCTGCTCAACACCGCCCGCTTCCTCCTGCCGGTGCACGACAAGCCGGCCAAGATCGAGGCGGGCCATGTGGTCGGCCGGCTCGACATGGCGGTCCCCGGGCCGGTCTCCCACACGGTCGCGCGGCGCAACTGGTTCCCGGTCTGA
- a CDS encoding xanthine dehydrogenase family protein molybdopterin-binding subunit → MARYRGRGMSSVNYPIGMNLGGDPSQALIHSNPDGKFTVSLSAIDLGQGMKQVTRQVAAETLGVPIEDVYVDTADSDTGPHDMGSFASRGTHRMGNAVIAAAREARGVLLEAAAEELEVNAADLVTDGRGNIHVKGAPSRSITVRATAQAAQFKQGKTIAGRGIFLIPLSSVDPDTGEMNPNTAFAHACLVADVEVDDETGEVTVLGMTSAYELGRVINPRMVEQQLVGGAWMGVSHALYETPEPYYPDPDHGPRDFVEYLMPGPGDTAPYSVTILERPAPDGPFGGKGPGEMCANPVLPAIANAVYNAVGVRVNDLPITPEKILRGIRANGGVKPQPRRGGGQ, encoded by the coding sequence ATGGCTCGCTACCGGGGACGCGGCATGTCGTCCGTCAACTATCCGATCGGCATGAATCTCGGAGGCGATCCGAGCCAGGCGCTGATCCACTCCAACCCGGACGGCAAGTTCACCGTCTCGCTCTCGGCCATCGACCTCGGCCAGGGCATGAAGCAGGTCACGCGGCAGGTCGCGGCGGAGACGCTCGGCGTACCGATCGAGGACGTCTATGTCGACACCGCCGACAGCGACACCGGCCCGCACGACATGGGCAGCTTCGCGTCGCGCGGCACGCACCGGATGGGCAACGCCGTGATCGCGGCGGCGCGGGAGGCGCGCGGGGTCCTGCTCGAGGCCGCCGCCGAGGAGCTCGAGGTCAACGCCGCCGACCTCGTCACGGACGGTCGCGGCAACATCCACGTGAAGGGGGCGCCGTCGCGCTCGATCACCGTCCGGGCGACCGCGCAGGCGGCCCAGTTCAAGCAGGGCAAGACCATCGCGGGCCGGGGCATCTTCCTGATCCCGCTCTCGTCGGTCGACCCGGACACCGGCGAGATGAACCCGAACACCGCCTTCGCGCATGCCTGCCTGGTGGCGGACGTGGAGGTCGACGACGAGACCGGCGAGGTGACGGTCCTCGGCATGACATCGGCCTACGAGCTCGGGCGGGTCATCAATCCACGGATGGTCGAGCAGCAGCTCGTCGGCGGGGCCTGGATGGGCGTCAGCCACGCCCTCTACGAGACGCCGGAGCCCTACTATCCGGACCCGGACCACGGTCCGCGCGACTTCGTCGAATATCTCATGCCGGGGCCGGGCGACACGGCGCCCTACAGCGTGACGATCCTGGAGCGCCCCGCGCCCGACGGTCCCTTCGGGGGCAAGGGGCCGGGCGAGATGTGCGCCAACCCGGTGCTGCCGGCGATCGCCAACGCGGTCTACAACGCCGTCGGGGTCCGGGTGAACGACCTGCCGATCACGCCCGAGAAGATCCTGCGCGGCATCCGGGCGAACGGCGGGGTGAAGCCGCAGCCGCGCCGGGGCGGAGGCCAGTAG
- a CDS encoding vWA domain-containing protein — protein sequence MTRALPAASRPFVAFPALLRQHGFAVAPEQTVAFLEAVRLLGPRSIEHVRRAAVATLAPHPHQMARFDALFDLHFLGGFAEPDEADDWQPDEETKIQEEGGEREILVGESVNETGQQAIEAEALAVRRLRPADDGGLLVRLARDLPDALPRRRGYRFRAARRGQRIDLAQSLRAAIRTDGEVMSLKRRRRGTRTRPVLMLIDVSGSMKGRTDANLALAHTLVQAAPRAEVFTFGTRLTRLTRVLKLRNREQALAQASGLVADWDGGTRIGDALQAFLAVPRYAGYARGAVVVILSDGLERGDPAAMIAAMRRLAARAFRIDWLSPLAADPDYRPETDAMAAIRPLVTTLANGASTAAICRHLTALGDGRAA from the coding sequence ATGACCCGCGCGCTGCCGGCCGCGAGCCGCCCCTTCGTCGCCTTCCCGGCCCTCCTCCGGCAGCACGGCTTCGCGGTGGCGCCGGAACAGACGGTCGCCTTCCTGGAAGCGGTCCGGCTGCTCGGTCCGCGCTCGATCGAGCACGTGCGCCGGGCCGCGGTCGCCACCCTCGCGCCCCATCCGCACCAGATGGCCCGGTTCGACGCCCTGTTCGACCTCCACTTCCTCGGCGGCTTCGCCGAGCCGGACGAGGCCGACGACTGGCAGCCCGACGAGGAGACGAAGATCCAGGAGGAGGGCGGCGAGCGGGAGATCCTCGTCGGCGAGAGCGTCAACGAGACCGGCCAGCAGGCGATCGAGGCCGAGGCGCTGGCGGTGCGGCGGCTCCGGCCGGCGGACGACGGCGGCCTCCTCGTCCGCCTCGCCCGCGACCTGCCCGACGCCCTGCCGCGCCGGCGCGGCTACCGCTTCCGGGCGGCGCGACGCGGCCAGCGCATCGATCTCGCCCAGAGCCTCCGGGCCGCGATCCGCACGGACGGTGAGGTCATGTCGCTGAAGCGCCGGCGCCGCGGCACGCGCACGCGCCCGGTCCTCATGCTGATCGACGTCTCGGGCTCCATGAAGGGCCGCACGGACGCCAACCTGGCCCTCGCGCATACACTCGTTCAGGCGGCGCCGCGGGCGGAGGTCTTCACATTCGGCACGCGGCTCACGCGCCTGACGCGGGTGCTGAAGCTCCGGAACCGCGAGCAGGCGCTCGCCCAGGCCTCCGGGCTCGTCGCCGACTGGGACGGCGGCACGCGGATCGGCGACGCCCTGCAGGCCTTCCTGGCCGTGCCCCGCTACGCCGGCTACGCCCGCGGCGCCGTGGTGGTGATCCTCTCGGACGGGCTCGAGCGGGGCGACCCGGCCGCCATGATCGCCGCGATGCGCAGGCTCGCCGCCCGTGCGTTTCGGATCGACTGGCTCTCGCCGCTCGCCGCCGACCCGGACTACCGGCCGGAGACCGACGCCATGGCGGCGATCCGGCCGCTCGTCACCACGCTCGCCAACGGCGCCAGCACGGCGGCGATCTGCCGCCATCTCACCGCGCTCGGTGACGGGAGGGCCGCATGA
- a CDS encoding isochorismatase family protein: MTTHVAVSPAFAGLIDPWAPVRQIGTGFQFTEGPVWHPKDQYLLFSDMPGDVRRRWDRSGIREVMRPANKCNGLTYDADLNLLVCEHATSTLVRERPDGRRETLASHFDGRELNSPNDVVVKSDGAIYFSDPWYGRMPVYGVERPRQLGFQGVYRIPPGGGPPQLLVERTLFEQPNGLCFSPDETLLYINDTAQHLIRVFRVQPNGTLADGRVFASGIVSSSEPGVPDGMKCDAEGNVWVCAPGGVWVYAPNGNLVGKVRVPELVGNLAWGGPDFRTLFLTATHSVYAVDTKVGPRNEPYMRQAAGGRPGTSPQAAASIGRNGTKKAAPGFALDPSRCALIIQDMQNDVVMDGGAFAASGSPAHCREQNAIGNAARLAAAAREKSIPVIHVWFVVEPGCPGVTMNAPLFEGLADARALVRGTWGVAPVPGLEAQAGDHIVEKQRMSAWEGTRLETVLKALRRDIVVVTGAWTNMSIEHTSRTGADKGYYMVVPEDCCSTMNAEWHTASVNYALQNVAVVTDADALLAAWS, from the coding sequence ATGACCACCCATGTCGCGGTCTCGCCGGCCTTCGCGGGCCTGATCGACCCGTGGGCGCCGGTGCGCCAGATCGGCACCGGGTTCCAGTTCACGGAGGGGCCGGTCTGGCATCCGAAGGATCAGTACCTCCTATTCTCCGACATGCCGGGCGACGTGCGCCGACGCTGGGACCGGAGCGGCATCCGGGAGGTCATGCGGCCGGCCAACAAGTGCAACGGCCTCACCTACGACGCGGACCTGAACCTCCTGGTCTGCGAGCACGCGACTTCGACCCTGGTGCGCGAGCGGCCGGACGGCCGGCGCGAGACGCTCGCCTCGCATTTCGACGGGCGCGAGTTGAACAGCCCCAACGACGTCGTGGTGAAGTCGGACGGCGCCATCTACTTCTCCGACCCGTGGTACGGCCGCATGCCGGTCTATGGTGTCGAGCGGCCCCGGCAGCTCGGCTTCCAGGGCGTCTACCGGATCCCGCCGGGCGGCGGGCCGCCGCAGCTCCTCGTCGAGCGCACCCTGTTCGAGCAGCCGAACGGCCTCTGCTTCTCCCCCGACGAGACGCTCCTCTACATCAACGACACCGCCCAGCACCTGATCCGCGTGTTCCGCGTTCAGCCGAACGGGACGCTCGCCGACGGCCGGGTCTTCGCCTCCGGCATCGTCTCGTCCTCCGAGCCCGGCGTGCCGGACGGCATGAAATGCGACGCCGAGGGCAACGTCTGGGTCTGCGCGCCGGGCGGCGTCTGGGTCTATGCGCCGAACGGCAACCTCGTCGGCAAGGTCCGGGTGCCCGAACTCGTCGGCAACCTCGCCTGGGGCGGGCCCGACTTCCGCACCCTGTTCCTGACCGCGACCCATTCGGTCTACGCGGTCGACACCAAGGTCGGCCCGCGCAACGAGCCCTACATGCGCCAGGCCGCGGGCGGCCGGCCCGGGACCTCGCCGCAGGCGGCGGCGAGCATCGGCCGCAACGGAACCAAGAAAGCCGCGCCCGGCTTCGCGCTCGACCCGTCCCGCTGCGCCCTGATCATCCAGGACATGCAGAACGACGTGGTGATGGACGGCGGCGCCTTCGCGGCCTCCGGCTCACCCGCCCATTGCCGCGAGCAGAACGCCATCGGCAACGCCGCGCGGCTCGCCGCGGCGGCGCGGGAGAAGTCGATCCCGGTCATCCACGTCTGGTTCGTGGTCGAGCCGGGCTGTCCGGGCGTGACCATGAACGCGCCGCTCTTCGAGGGCCTCGCCGATGCGCGCGCTCTCGTGCGCGGGACCTGGGGCGTGGCGCCCGTCCCCGGGCTCGAGGCGCAGGCCGGCGACCACATCGTCGAGAAGCAGCGCATGAGCGCCTGGGAGGGCACGCGGCTCGAGACCGTGCTGAAGGCGCTCCGCCGCGACATCGTCGTGGTGACCGGCGCCTGGACCAACATGTCGATCGAGCACACCTCCCGGACGGGGGCCGACAAGGGCTACTACATGGTCGTGCCCGAGGACTGCTGCTCGACCATGAACGCCGAATGGCACACGGCCTCGGTCAACTACGCCCTGCAGAACGTCGCCGTGGTCACCGACGCGGACGCGCTCCTGGCTGCATGGTCCTGA
- a CDS encoding amidohydrolase family protein, producing MIDAHFHIWRQADLPWLVGPMQPRIFGPYEPIRRDYPIEEYLADCRPEGVTGAVYVQANWAPGRALDEVRFVAEAARRSGFPIAIVAYADMLAEDARPQLDALAAEPTVCGVRMQLHWHENPLYRFARAPDLARDPVLQRNVARLADYRWSFDLQVFAGQMAGAAELAAACPDVPFVLQHAGMLEDLTPGGIDAWRAAMTDLAGRPNVVSKLSGLGTFLRRNDAAHIAFVARETLALFGAERCLFGSNFPIEKLWTSYADLVAAHRAAIAHLSPDERARVLEGTARKTYRLA from the coding sequence ATGATCGACGCCCATTTCCACATCTGGCGGCAGGCCGACCTGCCCTGGCTCGTCGGCCCGATGCAGCCGCGCATCTTCGGCCCCTACGAGCCGATCCGGCGCGACTATCCGATCGAGGAGTATCTCGCGGACTGCCGGCCGGAGGGCGTCACGGGCGCGGTCTACGTGCAGGCCAACTGGGCGCCCGGCCGGGCGCTCGACGAGGTGCGCTTCGTGGCGGAGGCGGCGCGGCGGAGCGGGTTCCCGATCGCGATCGTCGCCTATGCGGACATGCTGGCCGAGGACGCCCGGCCGCAACTCGACGCGCTCGCGGCCGAACCGACCGTGTGCGGCGTCCGCATGCAGCTCCACTGGCACGAAAACCCGCTCTACCGCTTCGCGCGAGCGCCCGACCTCGCCCGCGATCCCGTCCTGCAGCGCAACGTCGCCCGGCTGGCCGACTACCGCTGGAGCTTCGACCTGCAGGTCTTCGCCGGCCAGATGGCGGGGGCGGCGGAGCTCGCCGCGGCCTGCCCGGACGTGCCCTTCGTGCTCCAGCATGCCGGCATGCTGGAGGACCTCACCCCCGGCGGCATCGACGCCTGGCGCGCCGCGATGACCGACCTCGCGGGCCGGCCGAACGTGGTCTCCAAGCTCTCCGGGCTCGGCACCTTCCTGCGCCGCAACGACGCCGCGCACATCGCCTTCGTGGCGCGCGAGACCCTGGCGCTCTTCGGCGCAGAGCGCTGCCTGTTCGGCTCGAACTTCCCGATCGAGAAGCTCTGGACGTCCTACGCCGACCTCGTCGCGGCGCACCGGGCGGCGATCGCACACCTTTCCCCGGACGAGCGGGCGCGGGTCCTGGAGGGGACCGCCCGCAAGACCTACCGCTTGGCGTGA
- a CDS encoding Gfo/Idh/MocA family protein, protein MTLRIGFIGGGGIASRHAATLAQFDDVEMVAVADPDRTRAEAFAADRALVSYDDHEEMLARERPDAVYVCTPPFAHGAPELALAARGIPFFVEKPIATDPDTAEAIGAAVERQRLVTGVGYHWRYLDTTEEAARHLRSRPPRLVTGYWLDATPPPAWWISESRSGGQMVEQTTHIFDLARVLVGEVSEVYAIAGRTPRPDYPACDIAEASTAALRFAGGAVGTISSTCLLHWPHRIGLHLFADGLAIELSEFELMVDVGQGRPVRPATGDPFLREDRDFVDAVLGRPNRIRAPYAEALKTHRLTMAAARSAREGRPIRLDAEARHG, encoded by the coding sequence ATGACCCTCCGGATCGGCTTCATCGGCGGCGGCGGCATCGCGAGCCGCCATGCCGCGACCCTCGCCCAATTCGACGATGTCGAGATGGTCGCCGTGGCGGATCCCGATCGGACGCGGGCGGAGGCCTTCGCGGCGGACCGCGCCCTGGTCTCCTACGACGACCACGAGGAGATGCTGGCGCGCGAGAGGCCGGACGCGGTCTACGTCTGCACCCCGCCCTTCGCCCACGGCGCCCCGGAACTGGCCCTCGCGGCGCGCGGCATCCCCTTCTTCGTCGAGAAGCCGATCGCAACCGATCCCGACACCGCCGAGGCGATCGGGGCCGCCGTCGAGCGGCAGCGGCTCGTCACCGGGGTCGGGTACCACTGGCGCTATCTCGACACCACCGAAGAGGCCGCCCGGCACCTGAGGTCGCGCCCGCCGCGGCTCGTGACGGGCTACTGGCTCGATGCCACGCCGCCGCCGGCCTGGTGGATCAGCGAGTCGCGGTCCGGCGGACAGATGGTCGAGCAGACGACCCACATCTTCGACCTCGCCCGGGTGCTGGTCGGCGAGGTCTCCGAGGTCTACGCCATCGCGGGCCGGACGCCGCGGCCGGACTACCCCGCCTGCGACATCGCCGAGGCCTCGACCGCCGCCTTGCGCTTCGCCGGGGGCGCCGTCGGCACGATCTCGTCCACCTGCCTGCTCCACTGGCCGCACCGGATCGGGCTCCATCTCTTCGCCGACGGGCTGGCGATCGAGCTGAGCGAGTTCGAACTCATGGTCGACGTCGGTCAGGGCCGCCCGGTGCGGCCGGCGACAGGCGACCCGTTCCTGCGCGAGGACCGGGACTTCGTCGACGCGGTACTCGGCCGGCCGAACCGTATCCGGGCTCCCTACGCCGAAGCCCTGAAGACGCACCGGCTCACGATGGCGGCCGCCCGTTCGGCGCGCGAGGGTCGCCCGATCCGCCTGGACGCGGAGGCACGACATGGCTGA
- a CDS encoding glycosyltransferase family 4 protein codes for MTAPIRILFVFGWLVVGGEETELRLLARRLDRSRYRLEVVACFRKDGMPEQTHRQLAELAVPVDTTPYRLSFDDTVSYLAERMAGADIVVACQAVPDVLPALKRMAPERRPLLVEHGGLVCEALAGPKHLTARYVGVCRSICEAARSRMADRPDHVLEIPSMVDLAEFDPAARPDIRRSWEADDRTVLVGWIGRLDRKKRVEDVIRAAALLRARQAPVRFVIVGGADALMPEYEAELHALARSLGLDDMVFTGDRADVPRLLAGLDMLVWCARGEGMPHVIAEAGAAGLAVVCTRDNGTGQQIRDRETGIFVPHEDPAALADAVEELARDPELRVRLGDALRRHVERSYAADRVLPAWIDLFETLARERRSTATDRTGRWPSLTPGRPPRSGTPS; via the coding sequence GTGACCGCCCCGATCCGCATCCTCTTCGTCTTCGGCTGGCTCGTGGTGGGCGGCGAGGAGACCGAGCTCCGGCTCCTCGCCCGCCGCCTGGACCGATCCCGCTACCGGCTCGAGGTGGTCGCCTGCTTCCGCAAGGACGGGATGCCGGAGCAGACCCATCGCCAGCTCGCCGAACTCGCCGTCCCGGTCGACACCACGCCCTACCGCCTGTCCTTCGACGACACGGTCTCGTACCTCGCCGAGCGGATGGCCGGCGCGGACATCGTCGTCGCCTGCCAGGCAGTGCCGGACGTCCTTCCCGCGCTCAAACGGATGGCGCCGGAGCGGCGTCCCCTCCTCGTCGAGCACGGCGGCCTCGTCTGCGAAGCCCTGGCCGGACCGAAGCATCTCACGGCGCGCTACGTCGGGGTCTGCCGGTCCATCTGCGAGGCCGCCCGATCGCGCATGGCGGACAGGCCAGACCACGTCCTGGAGATCCCCAGCATGGTCGACCTCGCGGAGTTCGACCCCGCCGCGCGCCCCGACATCCGCCGGTCCTGGGAGGCGGACGACCGGACGGTGCTGGTCGGCTGGATCGGGCGGCTCGACCGGAAGAAGCGCGTCGAGGACGTGATCCGCGCCGCGGCGCTCCTCCGGGCGCGGCAGGCCCCCGTCCGCTTCGTGATCGTCGGCGGCGCGGATGCCTTAATGCCCGAATACGAGGCGGAGCTTCACGCGCTCGCCAGATCCCTGGGCCTCGACGACATGGTCTTCACCGGCGACAGGGCGGACGTGCCGCGCCTCCTCGCCGGCCTCGACATGCTCGTCTGGTGCGCGCGCGGCGAGGGCATGCCGCACGTGATCGCGGAGGCCGGCGCCGCCGGGCTGGCGGTCGTGTGCACCCGCGACAACGGGACCGGGCAACAGATCCGGGACCGGGAGACCGGGATCTTCGTGCCCCACGAGGATCCCGCCGCCCTGGCGGACGCCGTCGAGGAGCTCGCCCGCGACCCCGAACTGAGGGTTCGCCTCGGGGACGCGCTGCGTCGCCACGTCGAACGCAGCTACGCCGCCGACCGGGTCCTGCCCGCCTGGATCGACCTGTTCGAAACGCTGGCGCGGGAGCGGCGCTCGACCGCCACCGACAGGACTGGCCGCTGGCCTTCCCTCACGCCGGGCAGACCGCCGCGATCAGGGACTCCCTCGTGA
- a CDS encoding glycosyltransferase produces MTPDPTWRPPLLFRPAPAGMTFPSRPKVVLLLDSTEPSGVGEHVLTLARRLQGDADVTIANVDLDRTGWAERAATVVPTVQLGGPGDTCCRFVRFLDEVAPDILHIHAGIGWEALDVPAVARACGVPVVLRTEHLPNVMTEPFHRATYAQMGALLDAVVCVSAATRDSYRGAGVPRGRLRVIRNGVEPRPQARDRAATRHDLAVGAAPVLLTVARFSEQKGYPDLIDTAEIVLGQRPDARFLWVGDGPTRPACGEILAARGLDASVTLLGARSDVGDLMAAADLLVSASRFEGHPLVVLEAMAAGLPVVATRVPGTAEAVEHGVTGRLAPAADLGAAILAALDAPAETAAYARAAQARARRTFSAARMTARALALYRSLLAEAVHRHAVAPNEAIAP; encoded by the coding sequence ATGACACCGGACCCGACGTGGCGGCCTCCCCTGCTCTTCCGCCCGGCCCCGGCCGGCATGACGTTCCCATCGCGGCCCAAGGTCGTTCTCCTGCTCGACAGCACGGAGCCGTCCGGCGTGGGGGAGCACGTCCTGACCCTCGCCCGCCGCCTGCAGGGCGATGCCGACGTGACGATCGCCAATGTCGATCTCGACCGGACCGGCTGGGCCGAGCGCGCCGCGACGGTCGTCCCGACCGTCCAGCTCGGCGGCCCGGGCGATACCTGCTGCCGGTTCGTCCGCTTCCTGGACGAGGTCGCGCCCGACATCCTGCATATCCATGCCGGCATCGGCTGGGAGGCGCTGGACGTTCCGGCGGTGGCGCGAGCCTGCGGCGTCCCGGTCGTGCTGCGGACCGAGCACCTGCCGAACGTAATGACGGAACCGTTTCATCGCGCCACCTATGCGCAGATGGGCGCCCTGCTCGACGCGGTCGTGTGCGTCTCGGCCGCGACGCGCGACAGCTACCGGGGCGCCGGCGTGCCCCGTGGGCGCCTTCGCGTCATCCGCAACGGCGTCGAACCGCGGCCGCAGGCGCGAGACCGGGCCGCGACGCGCCACGACCTCGCGGTGGGCGCCGCCCCGGTTCTCCTGACCGTCGCACGCTTCAGCGAGCAGAAGGGCTATCCCGACCTCATCGACACGGCCGAGATCGTCCTCGGGCAGCGACCGGACGCGCGCTTCCTGTGGGTCGGCGACGGCCCGACCCGTCCGGCCTGCGGGGAGATCCTGGCGGCCCGCGGGCTCGACGCGTCCGTCACGCTCCTGGGCGCCCGATCCGACGTGGGCGACCTGATGGCCGCGGCCGATCTGCTCGTCTCCGCCTCGCGTTTCGAGGGGCACCCGCTGGTGGTCCTCGAGGCGATGGCGGCCGGACTGCCGGTGGTGGCGACCCGCGTCCCGGGCACCGCCGAGGCGGTCGAGCACGGCGTCACCGGACGCCTCGCGCCCGCCGCGGACCTCGGCGCCGCTATCCTGGCAGCGCTCGACGCCCCCGCCGAAACCGCCGCCTACGCCCGGGCGGCTCAGGCGCGCGCAAGGCGCACCTTCTCGGCGGCCCGCATGACCGCGCGGGCCCTCGCCCTCTACCGCTCTCTCCTGGCTGAAGCCGTCCACCGGCACGCGGTCGCCCCCAACGAGGCTATTGCTCCATGA
- a CDS encoding AAA family ATPase yields the protein MVLRAPMPGLSSPEALADALRAAYYLADDGIATAAFLALALGKPLLLEGAPGVGKTEAAKALSGILGRQLIRLQCFEGIDASAALYEWNYPRQMLAIRQAREGEHADIYRDDFLIERPMLAVLRRPQSTVLLIDEIDRSDHEFEAFLLEFLSDFSISIPERGTLRASERPVVVLTSNRTRDLHEALRRRCIYHYIAYPDPAREAAIIMLRSSAVAEATARAVVHAVGLLRQEPLTKPPGVAESVDWAEAATALSRTGAPWPDAFRRSIGAALKDEEDLAHMRPRLDALIGAIAR from the coding sequence ATGGTCCTGCGCGCGCCGATGCCCGGCCTGTCGAGCCCCGAGGCGCTCGCCGACGCGCTGCGCGCGGCCTACTACCTGGCCGACGACGGCATCGCCACCGCCGCCTTCCTGGCGCTGGCGCTCGGCAAACCGCTCCTTCTCGAAGGCGCGCCCGGCGTCGGCAAGACCGAAGCCGCCAAGGCCCTCTCGGGCATTCTCGGCCGGCAGCTCATCCGCCTGCAGTGCTTCGAGGGCATCGACGCCAGCGCGGCCCTCTACGAATGGAACTACCCGCGCCAGATGCTCGCCATTCGCCAGGCGCGCGAGGGCGAGCATGCGGACATCTACCGCGACGACTTCCTGATCGAGCGCCCGATGCTTGCCGTGCTGCGGCGCCCGCAATCGACCGTCCTGCTGATCGACGAGATCGACCGGTCCGACCACGAGTTCGAGGCCTTCCTGCTCGAATTCCTGTCCGACTTCTCGATCTCGATCCCGGAGCGCGGCACGCTCAGGGCGTCCGAGCGGCCCGTCGTGGTCCTCACCTCCAACCGGACCCGCGACCTGCACGAGGCGCTGAGGCGGCGCTGCATCTACCACTACATCGCCTATCCGGACCCGGCCCGCGAGGCGGCCATCATCATGCTGCGGTCTTCCGCGGTCGCGGAAGCGACGGCCCGGGCGGTGGTGCATGCCGTCGGGCTCCTCCGTCAGGAGCCGTTGACCAAGCCGCCCGGCGTCGCCGAGTCGGTCGACTGGGCCGAGGCCGCCACCGCGCTGAGCCGGACCGGCGCCCCCTGGCCCGACGCCTTCCGGCGGTCGATCGGCGCCGCGCTGAAGGACGAGGAGGACCTCGCCCACATGCGCCCGCGCCTCGACGCCCTGATCGGGGCGATCGCCCGATGA
- a CDS encoding zinc-dependent alcohol dehydrogenase — translation MAEREIRSLGVEAPGRPYIWSYREGDPGEGQFRVETLYTGLSAGTELTFLKGTNPYLAARWDEPYAVFVPGEPGLAYPVPFLGYMEVGRVVETRSPAVRDGDVVAMTYGHKTGHTADAGSEFFLPLGDLDPILGIYVAQMGPIAANGLLHAAADLYGADVRDLGDGVRGRNVVVMGAGVVGLLTALLCRRFGAGAVLVADPDPWRRQKVAALGLEAIPEAGAWQTVKDLWSDGRARGADVVFQCRANGGSLQQALKLLRPQGTVIDLAFYQGGAEAVRLGEEFHHNGLALRCAQIGRVPRGLDATWNRRRLARETLAFLRAEAEPIRTGLITDIVPFDAAPDFLADLVRHRRAFVQVVFQVSP, via the coding sequence ATGGCTGAACGCGAGATCCGCTCCCTCGGCGTCGAGGCGCCGGGCCGCCCCTACATCTGGTCCTACCGCGAGGGTGACCCGGGCGAGGGCCAGTTCCGCGTCGAAACCCTGTACACGGGCCTGTCCGCCGGCACCGAGCTGACCTTCCTGAAAGGGACCAACCCCTACCTGGCCGCCCGCTGGGACGAACCCTACGCGGTCTTCGTCCCCGGCGAGCCCGGCCTCGCCTATCCGGTCCCGTTCCTGGGCTACATGGAGGTCGGGCGCGTCGTCGAGACGCGAAGCCCGGCGGTGCGGGACGGCGACGTCGTCGCCATGACCTACGGCCACAAGACCGGACACACGGCCGACGCCGGGTCGGAGTTCTTCCTCCCCCTCGGCGACCTCGACCCGATCCTCGGCATCTACGTCGCGCAGATGGGTCCGATCGCCGCCAACGGCCTCCTGCACGCGGCCGCGGACCTGTACGGCGCGGACGTGCGGGATCTCGGGGACGGCGTCCGGGGACGCAACGTCGTGGTGATGGGGGCCGGCGTGGTCGGCCTGCTCACGGCCCTGCTCTGCCGCCGCTTCGGGGCCGGAGCGGTCCTGGTCGCCGACCCGGATCCCTGGCGGCGCCAGAAGGTGGCCGCGCTGGGGCTGGAGGCCATCCCCGAGGCCGGGGCCTGGCAGACCGTCAAGGACCTGTGGAGCGACGGGCGCGCCCGCGGCGCAGACGTCGTCTTCCAGTGCCGGGCGAATGGGGGCAGCCTGCAGCAGGCCCTGAAGCTCCTGCGCCCGCAGGGCACCGTGATCGACCTCGCCTTCTACCAGGGCGGCGCCGAGGCCGTCCGGCTCGGCGAGGAGTTCCACCACAATGGGCTCGCGCTCCGCTGCGCCCAGATCGGGCGCGTGCCGCGCGGCCTCGACGCGACCTGGAACCGTCGGCGGCTGGCGCGGGAGACGCTGGCCTTCCTGCGCGCCGAGGCGGAGCCGATCCGCACCGGCCTGATCACCGACATCGTGCCCTTCGACGCCGCTCCGGACTTCCTGGCCGACCTCGTCCGCCACCGGCGCGCCTTCGTCCAGGTCGTCTTCCAGGTCTCTCCGTGA